Within the Hevea brasiliensis isolate MT/VB/25A 57/8 chromosome 2, ASM3005281v1, whole genome shotgun sequence genome, the region AAAAGAGGCGGCTTCGTTCTACAAGCAATGAGCCACGGTTCATTAACACTGTTACCTTCAATAGCAAAGAGGACTCGCCCACTCTTGTGATAGTCCATGGTTATGCCGCTTCTCAAGGCTTTTTCTTTCGGAATTTTGATGCTCTTGCTAGTCGTTTCAAGGTCATTGCTGTTGATCAGCTTGGGTAtgtctctttttaattttttctgtCTTCAATCCGCCTTGTGCTTTATTAATTATATTCCTTTATATGTTCTATAATTGAATGGTAGTTCTAGTTTTGAAATTCGAATCTTCAAAATCTATCTAATATTTGGCAACTATCTTGGATGCTTCCGCCATGCTTACTATGCTATAAATATGTAGTGGGTTTAGCTTGACCCAAAGAGAATGAAATATTCTATATTAGTCTTTGAATTTCATCttcttttttttaaatcttaattaataAGAAGATGAGAAGTCCTTTTCCAGTTGGATTTAGTTGTTTTTGTCTGGcccatgcttattttggttgagAATTTTATGTAGAACACcgaataaataataaaaacaacaaACAATAATATCAGTCTCCTTTCCCCCTTATTAGTAAGCATTTTTCATTCAAACCTTACTATTCACTGTCtatccataaattttaatttatggttTTTTTTTCCCCAAAATACAGCTGGGGTGGATCAAGTAGGCCTGATTTTACTTGCAAAAGCACTAAAGGTTAGACCAAGTCTGCATCACATTGCTTCAAATTCGAGGGGGTTCGTTTGCTAAGTAGTTTGGAAGATGTCTCTAATACCTGTTTGTCATGACATAAATTACAGCAGAATAATTCTTTTTGTTTCGTTGTATTTAATAATGTAGAAACTGAAGCATGGTTCATTGACTCCTTTGAGGAATGGCGAAAAGCAAAAAAGCTCGACAACTTCATATTACTTGGGCATTCGTTTGGAGGGTATGTTGCAGCTAAATATGCAATCAAGGTGATTTACTTTCCCATGCATTTTAGAATTTTGAGAACAATACAGTGGCACTTAAGTTAGTCCTGATATTGGTTTAATTTACGTATAGCATCCTGAGCACATTCAGCATTTGATTTTAGTGGGACCTGCTGGATTTTCATCAGAATCAGAAGCCAAGTATGAGTGGATTACTCAATTCAGATCAACTTGGAGAGGagcaattttgaatcatttgtggGAGTCTAATTTTACTCTTCATAAGATTATTCGGTACATATACATGTTTTCCCCCCTATTATAAGCATGTTTGAGACGTTGCTTTAAAAGATGAGTTTCATGTATGCTTTCAATCATTTCAGGTTTGCCATTTCATGATCATGCATTTGTCTTTCCTTTTTATAGATATATGACCTTCAATGTTCTTTTTTAGATATTTTTCTTGGCGTTTTTAGAAAGGTCCAATCACATTTTTCTGCACGGATTTGTATTGTAGTGTCATGAGTTAGTAGGAGGGAGAAAGGGAAGGGAGAGATCTAAGATGATGTGGAGGGAAGTAGTATCAAATGATCTAAAGTTTTGGATATTGATGCAGACTTGGTATCAAACAAAGCTGAATAGTGAGAAAGGATTCATATAGTAGACCCTAACTAGTTTGGAATTAAGGTTTAGTTGTTATTGTTGTTTGTTGTATTTGTATTGTAGTGTCATCAATCTAGCCAGTACATTGTAATGCCTGCAAAATGAACAAGATCAAACATTTGGTCTGTTGTCAATTAAGTAGTTTTGATTGATGTTTTTAATTGCTTAGAGCTAAAGAGGTTCCTGATAGCTTCCTCAGAATTGGATATTTCTAATGGATAATTGTACATAGAGAATTTTCCTCTTTCCCTTCTTTTGGTTTAGTGACATAGCTTTGCATCTGGTCTTGTATGTTTACTAATGGTAGATCTTTTAGTATAATGCACTAAATCTTGGATTGCATTGGCTGCCCTTACCTTTCAGTTTCTGATTTCCTGGCTAATTGTTTTATCCAGAGGTTTAGGTCCTTTGGGTCCACATTTTGTACGCAAGTACATAAGTTCTAGATTTGGTGGTTATTCAATTGGAGAGGTATTAACAGAGGAGGAATCCCAATTGCTAGCAGGTAATGTATTTGTGAGTATATAGCACGCCCAAATTGACAGGCATCTGATGGTTGTTTTTTATTTGCAGACTATGTGTACCACACTTTAGTAGCCAAAGCTAGTGGAGAGCTATGCTtgaaatatatattttcttttgGTGCTTTTGCAAGGATGCCCCTTCTACAAAGGTTTGATGATCGTACTTATTTTGAAGCTATTTCTTAAAATTAGTGTGTCAGAATGCCCTTTTGTGAAATGGTTTTTTCTGTGGATCAAATTTGAAGTCTTGTTCTTAGTTATTGTGTTTCAATTCCATTTTAGTATTTGCAACTCATCCATGTGAACCCACATTTATTGCTACATGTGTGTGGTGTGAACATTCCATTTCTTGTTTTAGGTATTTAGAACACACTGAAGCTCTTCTGGTTATGGTTTT harbors:
- the LOC110648364 gene encoding probable 1-acylglycerol-3-phosphate O-acyltransferase isoform X1, whose translation is MKMAEELGSSSAAAATATSTSTSSSSPAKTRSPWPPVLRWIHTTTDHIIEAEKRLLSLVKTPYVREQVNIGSGPPGSKKRRLRSTSNEPRFINTVTFNSKEDSPTLVIVHGYAASQGFFFRNFDALASRFKVIAVDQLGWGGSSRPDFTCKSTKETEAWFIDSFEEWRKAKKLDNFILLGHSFGGYVAAKYAIKHPEHIQHLILVGPAGFSSESEAKYEWITQFRSTWRGAILNHLWESNFTLHKIIRGLGPLGPHFVRKYISSRFGGYSIGEVLTEEESQLLADYVYHTLVAKASGELCLKYIFSFGAFARMPLLQSGSKWKVPATFIYGMQDWMNYQGAQEARQQMKVPCEIIRVPQAGHFVFIDNPNGFHSTVFYACRRLLSRNPDSESLPEGLIYV
- the LOC110648364 gene encoding probable 1-acylglycerol-3-phosphate O-acyltransferase isoform X2, with product MKMAEELGSSSAAAATATSTSTSSSSPAKTRSPWPPVLRWIHTTTDHIIEAEKRLLSLVKTPYVREQVNIGSGPPGSKKRRLRSTSNEPRFINTVTFNSKEDSPTLVIVHGYAASQGFFFRNFDALASRFKVIAVDQLGWGGSSRPDFTCKSTKETEAWFIDSFEEWRKAKKLDNFILLGHSFGGYVAAKYAIKHPEHIQHLILVGPAGFSSESEAKYEWITQFRSTWRGAILNHLGLGPLGPHFVRKYISSRFGGYSIGEVLTEEESQLLADYVYHTLVAKASGELCLKYIFSFGAFARMPLLQSGSKWKVPATFIYGMQDWMNYQGAQEARQQMKVPCEIIRVPQAGHFVFIDNPNGFHSTVFYACRRLLSRNPDSESLPEGLIYV